Proteins from one Gasterosteus aculeatus chromosome 11, fGasAcu3.hap1.1, whole genome shotgun sequence genomic window:
- the galr2b gene encoding galanin receptor 2b, with protein MSDFEDFSRPGGLANASETYQLNPTSVIVSVVFSLIFLLGTVGNSLVLAVLLRSGQVGYNTTNLFILNLSVADFSFIIFCVPFQATIYSLEGWVFGSFMCKVVHFFINLTMYASSFTLAAVSVDRYLAIRYPLRSRELRTPCNAVVAMVIIWGLSLVFAGPYLSYYDLFDYGNSTVCIPGWEEQNRKVLDTCTFLSGYVAPVLIVSLSYTRTIKYLWTAVDPLDGMSESKRAKRKVTKMIIIVTVLFCICWLPYHVVILCYHYGDFPFNQTTYAFRLLSHCMAYANSCVNPIVYALVSKHFRKGFKKVFSCILSKKRRNKVHVVHVANTAPGFEAGSTEVSQMNEEHARQNECEMINRRIGEPREATVELTSPFRRPSPRVGE; from the exons ATGTCTGACTTTGAGGACTTCAGCCGGCCGGGAGGGCTGGCGAACGCTTCCGAAACCTACCAGCTGAACCCGACCAGTGTGATCGTGTCGGTGGTTTTCTCCCTCATCTTCCTGCTGGGCACCGTGGGCAACAGCCTGGTGCTGGCCGTGCTGCTGCGGAGCGGCCAGGTGGGATACAACACGACCAATCTGTTCATACTCAACCTGAGCGTGGCCGACTTCTCCTTCATCATCTTCTGCGTTCCTTTCCAAGCCACCATCTACTCCCTGGAGGGCTGGGTGTTCGGCTCCTTCATGTGCAAAGTGGTCCACTTCTTCATCAACCTCACCATGTACGCCAGCAGCTTCACGCTGGCTGCGGTCTCTGTCGACAG GTACCTGGCCATCCGCTACCCGCTGCGCTCCAGGGAGCTGCGCACTCCGTGCAACgcggtggttgccatggtgatcaTCTGGGGTCTCTCCCTGGTCTTTGCCGGTCCTTACCTCAGCTACTACGACCTGTTCGACTACGGCAACAGCACCGTGTGCATCCCCGGCTGGGAGGAGCAGAACCGCAAGGTGCTGGACACGTGCACCTTCCTGTCCGGCTACGTCGCCCCCGTGCTGATCGTCAGCCTCTCCTACACCCGCACCATCAAGTACCTGTGGACGGCCGTCGACCCTCTGGACGGCATGTCGGAGTCCAAGAGGGCCAAACGCAAGGTCACCAAAATGATCATCATCGTCACGGTGCTCTTCTGCATCTGCTGGCTGCCGTACCACGTGGTGATCCTGTGCTACCACTACGGCGACTTCCCGTTCAACCAGACCACGTACGCCTTCAGGCTTCTCTCGCACTGCATGGCCTACGCCAACTCCTGCGTCAACCCCATCGTGTACGCCCTGGTGTCCAAGCACTTCCGCAAAGGCTTCAAGAAAGTGTTCAGCTGCATCCTCAGcaaaaagaggaggaacaagGTCCACGTGGTCCACGTGGCCAACACCGCGCCCGGGTTCGAGGCGGGATCCACGGAGGTGTCGCAGATGAACGAAGAGCACGCGCGACAGAACGAGTGCGAAATGATAAACAGGCGGATCGGGGAGCCGAGGGAAGCCACGGTGGAGCTGACTTCGCCCTTTCGGAGGCCGTCTCCTCGCGTGGGAGAATGA